The Panthera uncia isolate 11264 chromosome C2, Puncia_PCG_1.0, whole genome shotgun sequence genome contains a region encoding:
- the ILDR1 gene encoding immunoglobulin-like domain-containing receptor 1: MGPELPAPWLLLFTWLPAGCLSLLVTVQHTERYVTLFASVVLKCDYTTSAQLQDVVVTWRFKSFCKDPIFDYYSASYQAALSLGQDPSNDCNDSQREVRIVAQRRGQNEPVLGVDYRQRKITIQNRADLVINEVMWWDHGVYYCTIEAPGDTSGDPDKEVKLIVLHWLTVIFIILGALLLLLLIGVCWCQCCPQYCCCYIRCPCCPARCCCPEEALARHRYMKQAQALGPQMMEKPLYWGADRSSQVSSYPMNPLLQRDLSLRSSLPQMPMSQTTAHPPITNGVLEYLEKELRNLNPAQPLPPDLKAISGQACSMLSSLGSEVVERRIIHLPPLIRDLPSSQRTSNSSHQQWLTPIPPGPWDLREERRQPHYSAFHQELQDREPKRRALEGRELNQLRRGRRHCSGLRGLPTPWSDRDSPSDGPSSSEARWWPNHVSARSHYSGRPHRPGPWENAQRPQRRRPRSYSPPLPSGLSSWSSEEDEKERQSRSWGTHCRSSHPSHWPEEKPPSYRSLDVMPGKNGRKKGSVERRSERDSSHSGRSVVI, translated from the exons ATGGGCCCCGAGCTGCCTGCACCTTGGCTGCTCCTCTTCACCTGGCTCCCAGCAG GGTGCCTGTCCTTGCTGGTGACCGTCCAGCACACGGAGCGCTATGTCACCCTGTTTGCCTCTGTTGTCCTCAAATGTGACTACACCACCTCCGCCCAGCTCCAGGATGTGGTAGTGACGTGGCGCTTCAAGTCCTTCTGCAAGGACCCTATCTTTGACTACTACTCTGCAT cTTACCAGGCAGCTTTATCCCTGGGCCAGGACCCCTCCAATGACTGCAATGACAGCCAGCGGGAGGTTCGCATCGTGGCTCAGAGGCGGGGGCAGAATGAGCCCGTGCTGGGGGTGGATTACCGGCAGCGCAAGATCACCATCCAGAACC gAGCAGACCTTGTGATTAATGAAGTGATGTGGTGGGACCATGGAGTGTATTATTGCACCATTGAGGCTCCAGGGGACACATCAGGAGACCCAGATAAGGAGGTGAAGCTCATTGTTCTGC ACTGGCTGACAGTGATCTTCATCATTCTGGgagccctcctcctgctcctgctgaTTGGAGTGTGCTGGTGCCAGTGCTGTCCTCAGTATTGCTGCTGCTACATCCGCTGCCCCTGCTGTCCTGCCCGTTGCTGCTGCCCCGAGGAAG CCCTGGCTCGCCACCGGTacatgaagcaggctcaggcCCTAGGCCCTCAGATGATGGAAAAACCCCTATACTGGGGGGCGGACAGGAGCTCCCAGGTTTCATCTTATCCAATGAACCCGCTGCTGCAGCGAG ATTTGTCCCTGCGATCCAGCCTCCCACAGATGCCAATGAGCCAGACCACTGCTCACCCTCCCATCACCAATGGTGTCCTAGAGTATTTGGAGAAAGAGCTGCGGAACCTCAACccagcccagcctctgccccctgACCTCAAAGCCATATCTGGCCAAGCCTGCAGCATGCTGTCCTCCCTGGGCTCTGAGGTTGTGGAACGCAGAATCATCCACCTGCCTCCACTGATCAGAGACCTGCCGTCCTCCCAGAGGACCAGCAACTCCTCCCACCAACAGTGGCTCACTCCAATTCCCCCTGGACCCTGGGAtctgagggaggagagaaggcagcCCCACTACTCTGCTTTTCACCAGGAGCTCCAGGACAGGGAGCCTAAGCGCCGGGCATTGGAAGGACGGGAGCTGAACCAACTTCGGAGGGGAAGGCGCCACTGCTCTGGGCTGCGTGGGTTACCCACGCCCTGGTCAGACAGGGACAGCCCCAGTGACGGCCCCTCATCCAGTGAGGCCCGCTGGTGGCCCAACCACGTATCTGCTCGGAGCCACTACTCAGGCCGACCTCACAGGCCTGGCCCCTGGGAGAATGCCCAGAGGCCCCAGAGGCGCAGGCCCCGCAGCTACTCCCCGCCCTTGCCTTCCGGCCTCAGTTCCTGGAGCTCTGAGGAGGATGAGAAGGAGAGGCAGTCCCGGAGCTGGGGAACCCACTGCCGCAGCTCACACCCCTCACACTGGCCTGAGGAGAAGCCACCCAGCTACCGCTCGCTGGATGTCATGCCAGGCAAGAATGGCAGGAAAAAAGGGAGTGTGGAGAGGCGCTCG GAGAGAGACAGCTCCCATAGTGGAAGGAGTGTGGTCATTTAG